Proteins from a single region of Crassaminicella profunda:
- the gatA gene encoding Asp-tRNA(Asn)/Glu-tRNA(Gln) amidotransferase subunit GatA: MHIEHMTIEEIKQGYQEKKFTVTEIVKSYIDRIKKLDGQMNAFIHLCEESALKEAKEMDERIKRGEILGILGGIPIAIKDNICTRGIKTTCASKMLQHFIPPYDATVVKKLKDAGAIILGKTNMDEFAMGSSTENSAFKITKNPWDLRKVPGGSSGGSAAALSAGFAPLTIGSDTGGSIRQPAAFCGNVGLKPTYGLVSRYGLIAFASSLDQIGPFTKTVRDAAISLSVLVGNDPLDGTIVQKKIENDYLSHLDKGIKGLKIGVPKEFLGEGLDKEIHEHMKKTMKHLEDLGAIIEEFSLPITDTGLSAYYIISSAEASSNLARYDGVRYGYRTEKFQTIDELMINSRSEGFGEEVKRRIMLGTFVLSSGYYDAYYKKAMLFRKKISNIFKEAFEKYDVILSPISSILPFNIGEKSKNPLQMYLSDIYTVNMNIVGVPAISIPCGFSRSKLPIGVQFIGDHYTEKKLLQVAFALEQALGIYKEVPVMKEGE, from the coding sequence ATGCATATAGAACATATGACCATAGAAGAAATTAAGCAAGGTTATCAAGAAAAGAAGTTTACAGTAACAGAGATTGTAAAATCTTATATAGATAGAATAAAAAAATTAGATGGACAAATGAATGCGTTTATTCATCTTTGTGAGGAAAGTGCTTTAAAAGAAGCAAAAGAGATGGATGAGAGGATAAAAAGAGGTGAAATATTAGGAATTTTGGGAGGGATTCCTATTGCGATAAAGGATAATATTTGTACAAGAGGAATAAAAACAACTTGTGCATCGAAAATGCTTCAACATTTTATCCCTCCCTACGATGCAACTGTTGTAAAAAAATTAAAGGATGCAGGAGCTATTATACTAGGAAAGACAAATATGGATGAATTTGCAATGGGTTCTTCTACAGAAAATTCAGCTTTTAAAATCACAAAAAATCCTTGGGATCTAAGAAAAGTTCCAGGAGGGTCTTCTGGAGGATCAGCAGCAGCTCTTTCAGCAGGCTTTGCCCCCCTTACAATTGGTTCAGATACGGGTGGTTCTATCAGACAGCCAGCAGCATTTTGTGGAAATGTTGGATTAAAGCCTACTTATGGATTGGTTTCAAGGTATGGACTTATTGCTTTTGCATCTTCATTAGACCAAATAGGTCCCTTTACGAAAACGGTAAGGGATGCAGCAATTAGTCTTAGTGTACTTGTTGGAAATGATCCATTAGATGGCACTATTGTACAAAAGAAAATAGAAAATGATTATTTATCCCATTTAGATAAGGGGATAAAGGGGCTAAAAATAGGTGTACCAAAGGAATTTTTAGGGGAGGGATTAGATAAAGAAATTCATGAGCATATGAAAAAGACAATGAAACATTTAGAAGATTTAGGTGCTATTATAGAAGAATTTTCACTACCTATTACAGATACTGGACTTTCTGCTTATTATATTATATCTTCAGCTGAGGCAAGTTCAAATCTTGCAAGATATGATGGAGTGAGATATGGATATAGAACAGAAAAATTTCAAACAATAGATGAACTGATGATTAATTCTAGAAGTGAAGGTTTTGGAGAAGAAGTGAAAAGAAGGATTATGCTAGGCACCTTTGTTTTATCATCTGGATACTATGATGCTTATTATAAAAAAGCTATGTTATTTAGAAAGAAAATAAGCAATATATTTAAAGAAGCCTTTGAAAAATATGACGTAATTCTTAGCCCTATCTCTTCTATACTCCCTTTTAATATTGGAGAGAAAAGCAAAAATCCTCTACAGATGTATCTATCAGATATCTATACAGTAAATATGAATATTGTAGGAGTACCTGCTATATCTATCCCTTGTGGATTTAGTAGGTCTAAACTTCCTATAGGTGTTCAATTTATAGGAGATCATTATACAGAAAAGAAATTATTACAAGTAGCATTTGCTCTTGAACAAGCTTTAGGAATTTACAAAGAAGTTCCAGTAATGAAGGAGGGAGAATAA
- the gatC gene encoding Asp-tRNA(Asn)/Glu-tRNA(Gln) amidotransferase subunit GatC translates to MKVNTETINHIAKLAKLKFTDTEAATFVEEFEKILTHLENMDGEDLVEVSLNTFEAEKSVLRKDEMEVFEEKKELFQNVKEMKENYMVVPKVIE, encoded by the coding sequence ATGAAAGTAAATACAGAAACCATTAATCATATTGCAAAGCTTGCTAAATTAAAATTTACAGACACAGAAGCCGCAACTTTTGTAGAGGAGTTTGAAAAAATATTAACCCATCTTGAAAATATGGATGGAGAAGATTTGGTAGAGGTTTCATTGAATACTTTTGAAGCGGAAAAATCCGTATTAAGAAAAGATGAAATGGAAGTCTTTGAAGAAAAGAAAGAATTATTCCAAAATGTAAAGGAAATGAAAGAAAACTATATGGTAGTTCCAAAGGTAATAGAATAG
- a CDS encoding P-II family nitrogen regulator, whose amino-acid sequence MDEKITKIEIITRTRKFEELKEALNTIGVKGMTVTHVLGCGIQKGMTHNYRGVEYIDQLLPKIKVETVVCEVPVDLVVETAKKVLRTGNVGDGKIFIYDVSNVIRIRNGDEGKVALNNKE is encoded by the coding sequence ATGGATGAAAAAATTACAAAAATTGAGATTATCACAAGGACTAGAAAATTTGAGGAATTAAAAGAAGCTTTAAATACTATTGGGGTTAAGGGTATGACGGTAACCCATGTTTTAGGATGTGGAATTCAAAAGGGTATGACACATAATTATAGAGGAGTTGAATATATAGATCAATTACTTCCTAAAATAAAGGTAGAAACAGTTGTTTGTGAAGTGCCTGTTGATTTAGTAGTAGAAACTGCAAAAAAAGTACTAAGAACGGGTAATGTAGGAGATGGGAAGATATTCATTTATGATGTTTCCAATGTGATTCGAATTAGAAATGGTGATGAAGGCAAGGTTGCATTAAATAATAAAGAGTAA
- a CDS encoding ammonium transporter, whose protein sequence is MEFITAIDTIWVLIATALVFFMQAGFAMVETGFTRAKNAGNIIMKNLMDFSVGSLIFFILGFSMMFGKDIGGFIGQIHLFSTGTFEHLGLGIPKEAFIIFQTVFCATAATIVSGSMAERTKFISYLLYSFVISAIIYPIVGHWIWGGGWLSALGFHDFAGSTVVHSLGGWAALMGAWIIGPRIGKYSKNGEIHAIPGHSITLGALGVFILWFGWFGFNPGSTLSGMDTDSIAHIFITTNLAASMGALTTMIITWVKYKKPDVSMTLNGALGGLVAITAGTDIVSPFGSLAIGIVAGFVIIFGIEFIDKVLKIDDPVGAVGVHGLCGSIGTILVGLFAIDGGLFYGGGIGLLKVQILGVGAVALWTLGTSFILFKGIDLTIGLRVTAEEEHIGLDIEEHGLELESYVDFKRRGIEINS, encoded by the coding sequence ATGGAATTTATAACTGCAATTGATACAATATGGGTTTTAATCGCTACTGCGTTGGTGTTTTTCATGCAAGCTGGTTTTGCTATGGTGGAGACTGGATTTACAAGGGCGAAAAATGCTGGAAATATTATTATGAAAAATTTGATGGACTTTTCAGTAGGATCATTAATTTTCTTTATATTAGGATTTAGTATGATGTTTGGAAAGGATATAGGTGGCTTTATAGGACAAATTCATTTATTTTCAACAGGGACTTTTGAACATCTTGGCTTAGGTATTCCAAAGGAAGCTTTTATTATTTTTCAAACAGTATTTTGTGCTACTGCAGCAACCATTGTTTCAGGATCTATGGCAGAAAGAACAAAGTTTATTTCGTATTTACTATATAGTTTTGTCATTAGTGCCATCATCTATCCTATTGTAGGACATTGGATATGGGGTGGAGGTTGGTTATCAGCTTTAGGATTTCATGATTTTGCTGGATCAACAGTGGTACACTCCTTAGGGGGATGGGCAGCATTAATGGGGGCATGGATTATAGGACCTAGAATAGGAAAGTATAGTAAAAATGGTGAAATTCATGCTATCCCTGGTCATAGTATTACCCTTGGGGCACTAGGTGTATTTATATTATGGTTTGGGTGGTTTGGATTTAATCCTGGTTCAACTTTATCTGGAATGGATACAGATAGTATAGCTCATATATTCATCACAACTAATTTAGCAGCTTCTATGGGGGCATTGACTACAATGATTATTACATGGGTAAAGTATAAAAAACCTGATGTAAGTATGACCTTAAATGGAGCTTTAGGAGGATTGGTTGCAATTACTGCAGGAACAGATATTGTCAGCCCTTTTGGATCTTTGGCGATAGGTATTGTAGCTGGTTTTGTGATTATCTTTGGTATTGAGTTTATTGATAAGGTTTTGAAAATTGATGATCCAGTAGGAGCAGTAGGGGTACATGGATTATGCGGTTCAATTGGAACCATATTAGTAGGATTGTTTGCTATAGATGGAGGACTTTTCTATGGTGGTGGCATAGGACTTTTAAAGGTTCAAATATTAGGGGTAGGTGCAGTAGCTCTTTGGACTTTAGGGACAAGTTTCATATTATTCAAAGGAATAGATTTAACGATTGGGTTAAGAGTAACTGCGGAAGAAGAGCATATAGGATTAGATATTGAAGAGCATGGACTTGAACTTGAAAGCTATGTGGATTTTAAAAGAAGAGGAATTGAAATCAACTCATAG